In the genome of Thermodesulfobacteriota bacterium, one region contains:
- a CDS encoding ATP-binding protein — MKTTIDCGVRGWGGRLHQNTQTFMFGHLKINDINALKEGFLRNLGKINVICGKNNSGKSTLLGGINNPANRIEGKPLGKGEAEAIFKDSTNATGWRGTDQNKNTHYKEIIQRVLSTQEEWFSDETDNFTSRLFKGFKNNPYIGNYGLDMGVVARAYQQLYSTAYHTVLLPPKRNLELREQIHTDAEVKPDGVGLLNYLFNAKNQAEGSADEQVFSKISDAFTNISTGYKFDIFTEEKNRLMLKFKKDGAWIVAQNCGLGMQELLVILYFAIHPENNVILIEEPESHLHPDMQRRLLYFLRNNTDKQFFVTTHSNIFLDNALIDKVFFTSFDGQVVVDDATSRASILDDLGYSVADNLVSDLVILVEGPKDIPIVEEFLIKMGLYEMYNIKIWPLGGDIMDQTDLSVFSQHYAIIGLVDKDPNSDPVRKRFIKKCKEHGIDVHRLKKYSIENYFTLRVLKGVFGSQISDSIKDINPDKKLEEQIGISVKKNAKKLAKEMRLDEIKGTDLYKFFEKVGKMCKEGVGA, encoded by the coding sequence TTGAAAACAACCATAGATTGTGGTGTAAGGGGGTGGGGAGGACGGCTGCACCAAAACACACAAACCTTTATGTTTGGACATCTAAAGATAAATGACATTAACGCCCTAAAAGAAGGTTTCCTTCGAAATCTAGGGAAGATTAATGTCATCTGTGGAAAGAATAACAGCGGCAAGTCTACACTTCTTGGAGGAATTAACAATCCTGCCAATAGAATCGAAGGGAAACCATTAGGCAAAGGAGAGGCTGAGGCCATATTTAAAGATTCTACAAATGCTACGGGTTGGCGCGGCACAGACCAAAACAAGAATACTCACTACAAAGAAATTATACAGCGGGTTCTCTCAACCCAAGAAGAATGGTTTTCAGATGAAACGGACAATTTTACCTCGCGTCTTTTTAAAGGGTTCAAGAACAACCCTTACATAGGCAACTACGGCTTAGACATGGGAGTGGTAGCACGAGCATACCAGCAGCTATATAGTACCGCTTACCACACAGTCCTTTTGCCCCCGAAAAGGAATCTGGAACTCCGCGAGCAAATACACACAGATGCAGAAGTCAAGCCTGATGGAGTGGGACTATTAAACTACCTTTTCAATGCAAAAAATCAAGCGGAAGGTTCTGCCGATGAGCAAGTTTTTAGTAAAATAAGCGATGCGTTTACTAACATATCGACTGGCTATAAATTTGATATTTTTACGGAAGAAAAGAATAGATTAATGCTAAAGTTTAAAAAGGATGGGGCGTGGATTGTCGCGCAAAACTGTGGCTTGGGAATGCAGGAACTATTGGTTATTTTATATTTTGCAATCCATCCTGAAAATAACGTGATACTGATTGAGGAGCCGGAAAGCCATTTACATCCAGACATGCAAAGGAGATTACTTTATTTTTTGCGCAATAATACCGACAAACAATTCTTTGTGACGACACACTCCAACATCTTTTTGGATAATGCCCTGATAGACAAGGTGTTCTTTACGTCCTTTGATGGACAAGTTGTTGTGGATGACGCCACAAGCAGGGCTTCCATCTTAGATGATCTGGGATATTCTGTAGCAGACAACCTAGTTTCAGATCTTGTCATATTGGTTGAGGGGCCGAAGGATATACCGATTGTAGAAGAATTTCTTATTAAGATGGGTTTATACGAGATGTACAATATTAAAATATGGCCGCTAGGTGGTGATATAATGGACCAGACAGATCTTTCCGTATTCTCTCAACATTATGCCATTATCGGGCTTGTTGATAAGGACCCTAACAGCGACCCCGTTCGCAAACGTTTCATAAAGAAATGTAAAGAGCATGGCATAGATGTGCACCGACTTAAAAAATATTCTATAGAGAATTATTTTACTCTCAGGGTATTGAAAGGAGTATTCGGCTCGCAAATTTCGGACTCAATTAAGGACATCAACCCTGACAAAAAATTAGAAGAACAAATCGGGATTAGCGTAAAAAAGAATGCCAAGAAATTAGCCAAGGAAATGCGACTGGACGAAATAAAGGGCACTGATTTATACAAGTTCTTCGAGAAGGTCGGAAAGATGTGCAAGGAAGGCGTTGGTGCATAG
- a CDS encoding diguanylate cyclase, which produces MSAKQKRAASDIIGIGVVAALAFWVFDTAVDTFVFGEGDFLDNMLAPSYSKLWMRFAVVGMMMGMGLYARHLINERRRTEEALRLSDARSRAMFMDAVDGIVTIDSGGVIESFNSAAEEIFGYEAGEVVGRNVKLLMPEPFRNEHDAYLKDYLTTGEKKIIGTGREVEGVRKDGTVFPLDLAVSEVRLGDSQVFMGIVRDISERKRMEDKLQELATTDMLTGAYNRLKLEEIMVHEVERVKRYDHHLSVIMLDIDSFKEVNDTHGHDVGDAVLRALSDIVREHKRTTDYFVRWGGEEFMVVTPEVDLKGAEEAAERMRQMIEEYGFGKAGRVTVSFGVTLFKEGDTVRSFLKRADDALYRAKDGGRNRVEVME; this is translated from the coding sequence ATGAGCGCAAAACAGAAGAGAGCCGCCTCCGACATCATCGGCATCGGGGTAGTCGCCGCCCTGGCCTTCTGGGTCTTCGATACGGCGGTGGACACCTTCGTCTTCGGCGAGGGCGACTTCCTCGACAACATGCTCGCCCCGAGCTATTCAAAACTATGGATGCGCTTTGCGGTCGTCGGGATGATGATGGGCATGGGGCTCTACGCGCGGCACCTCATCAACGAGCGCAGACGCACGGAGGAAGCGCTCAGGCTGAGCGACGCGCGAAGCAGGGCCATGTTCATGGACGCGGTCGACGGCATCGTCACCATCGACAGCGGCGGCGTAATCGAGTCTTTCAACAGCGCGGCCGAGGAAATATTCGGCTACGAAGCAGGAGAGGTCGTGGGCCGGAACGTAAAGCTCCTCATGCCCGAGCCCTTCCGGAACGAGCACGACGCCTACCTGAAGGACTACCTGACCACGGGAGAGAAGAAGATCATCGGCACGGGGCGCGAGGTGGAGGGCGTGCGCAAGGACGGCACGGTCTTTCCGCTCGATCTCGCCGTAAGCGAGGTCCGGCTGGGCGACTCGCAGGTCTTCATGGGGATCGTACGCGACATCTCCGAGCGCAAGAGGATGGAGGATAAGCTCCAGGAGCTCGCGACGACCGACATGCTCACCGGGGCCTACAACAGGCTCAAGCTCGAGGAGATAATGGTGCACGAGGTGGAGAGGGTCAAGAGGTACGACCACCACCTCTCGGTGATCATGCTCGACATAGACAGCTTCAAGGAGGTCAACGACACCCACGGGCACGACGTGGGCGATGCCGTCTTAAGAGCCCTCTCCGACATCGTCCGCGAGCACAAGCGGACCACGGACTACTTCGTCAGGTGGGGCGGCGAGGAGTTCATGGTGGTCACCCCGGAGGTGGACTTGAAGGGGGCCGAGGAGGCGGCCGAGAGGATGCGGCAGATGATAGAGGAGTACGGCTTCGGCAAGGCCGGACGGGTGACGGTAAGCTTCGGCGTAACGCTCTTCAAGGAGGGCGATACCGTCAGGAGCTTCCTCAAGAGGGCGGACGACGCCCTCTACAGAGCGAAAGACGGCGGCAGGAACAGGGTGGAGGTAATGGAGTGA
- a CDS encoding sodium-dependent transporter, whose translation MNQREHWGTRIGLILAMAGNAIGLGNFLRFPVQAAENGGGAFMIPYFISFIVLGIPLMWVEWGMGRYGGSLGHGTAPGVFDAMWKNRFAKYFGILGIFLPLVVLVYYTYIASWTLAFSLSSLLNYFPEPTAVAGGAGGVGGVGATPKEYLAPYLEYFGNYVAHSTSDSGIFMAPHPLAYPLFLLTLGLSLLVLVKGISEGIEKLCKVAIPALFVMATILFVRIVTLDSPTDPTMTTARAFSFLWEPDLSGLTNPRVWLAAAGQVFFTLSLGMGAMITYASYVKKDDDIALTGLATASLNEFAEVVFGSTIVIASAVIFFGVAGAEETAADLGAFKLGMVSMPAIFAHMPAGNFFGFLWFGLLYIAALTSIVALSQPAIAFFEDEFDWSRAKAVKWLGVFFVVSVTIPMFVQNGLDELDFWVASFSLVILALAEMIIFFWVFGAENAWNEITRGGRIKVPRVFFYLMKYVSPVFLSIILIAWLYFELYAKITVGDTGTWIARGYLVALFALHIVLVEMAWQRRRNKG comes from the coding sequence ATGAACCAGCGAGAGCACTGGGGTACTAGAATAGGTTTGATCCTTGCCATGGCGGGCAACGCCATAGGGCTCGGGAACTTCCTGCGCTTTCCGGTGCAGGCCGCGGAGAACGGCGGCGGCGCCTTCATGATACCGTACTTCATCTCCTTCATAGTGCTCGGCATACCCCTTATGTGGGTGGAGTGGGGCATGGGCCGCTACGGCGGCTCGCTCGGCCACGGTACGGCCCCGGGCGTGTTCGACGCCATGTGGAAGAACCGCTTTGCCAAGTACTTCGGTATACTCGGCATCTTCCTCCCGCTGGTCGTACTCGTATACTATACCTACATCGCGTCCTGGACCCTGGCCTTCAGCCTCTCCTCGCTCCTTAACTACTTCCCCGAGCCGACAGCCGTAGCGGGGGGGGCGGGGGGGGTGGGGGGGGTGGGCGCAACGCCCAAGGAGTACCTGGCGCCCTACCTCGAATACTTCGGCAACTACGTGGCCCACAGCACCTCGGACTCGGGCATATTCATGGCGCCCCATCCGCTGGCCTACCCCCTCTTCCTCCTAACTCTCGGCCTGAGCCTCCTGGTGCTCGTAAAGGGTATCTCCGAGGGGATAGAGAAGCTCTGCAAGGTGGCCATACCGGCGCTCTTCGTAATGGCGACCATACTCTTCGTAAGGATAGTAACGCTCGACTCGCCGACCGACCCGACGATGACGACGGCCAGGGCATTCTCGTTCCTGTGGGAGCCCGACCTCTCGGGTCTTACCAACCCCAGGGTATGGCTGGCGGCGGCCGGGCAGGTATTCTTCACCCTCTCTCTCGGCATGGGGGCCATGATAACCTACGCCAGCTACGTCAAGAAGGACGACGACATAGCGCTTACCGGGCTCGCTACGGCGAGCCTTAACGAGTTCGCCGAGGTGGTCTTCGGCTCGACCATAGTCATAGCCTCGGCCGTCATATTCTTCGGGGTGGCCGGGGCCGAGGAGACGGCCGCCGACCTCGGGGCCTTCAAGCTCGGCATGGTCAGCATGCCTGCCATCTTCGCCCACATGCCCGCAGGGAACTTCTTCGGCTTCCTGTGGTTCGGGCTCCTCTACATAGCGGCCCTTACCTCCATAGTGGCGCTCTCGCAGCCGGCCATAGCGTTCTTCGAAGACGAGTTCGACTGGTCGAGGGCCAAGGCGGTAAAGTGGCTCGGCGTCTTCTTCGTCGTATCGGTGACCATACCCATGTTCGTCCAGAACGGCCTCGACGAGCTGGACTTCTGGGTGGCGAGCTTCTCTCTCGTAATCCTCGCCCTGGCCGAGATGATAATATTCTTCTGGGTCTTCGGCGCGGAGAACGCATGGAACGAGATAACCAGGGGAGGGCGGATAAAGGTCCCGCGGGTCTTCTTCTACCTCATGAAGTACGTGAGCCCGGTATTCCTCTCCATAATACTCATTGCATGGCTCTACTTCGAGCTCTACGCCAAGATAACGGTGGGGGACACGGGGACGTGGATAGCCAGAGGCTACCTCGTGGCTCTCTTCGCGCTCCACATCGTGCTGGTCGAGATGGCCTGGCAGAGGAGGAGGAATAAGGGATGA
- a CDS encoding transporter → MKKVYVLLTVVFLALPAAAHAYIGLCCGKCGGNMPMNIMGGGVPETKEFRLKISPMFMKMGDLRDGTHSVDEDSLITGMGAPYMAVPTEMTMTMTNLAVGYSFTDDFFVGIMPMWKKNRMRMKVQPMMGAPYKYTMESDGMADTMLMTKYRLYADDPLIPTNQFSFFFGLSLPTGSIDEENDEHPDPAKRDALLPYGMQLGSGTFDPSFGLLYQGSSSPWWWGANLTYTGRWYKNKREYRLGDELKLDLYGMYQLRYDLVGQLQLNAKSSGKVRGEMDDARDGLAGRMMNGNYMSPMWDPDNYGGEKLSATVGLQWQPFPLHILDVNVGVPIYEDLNGPQMEEDYRVMLTWYIEIPTKASRRYVPKPAKSRLGF, encoded by the coding sequence ATGAAAAAAGTATACGTTCTCTTAACCGTGGTCTTTCTGGCGCTCCCCGCCGCGGCCCACGCCTACATAGGGCTCTGCTGCGGCAAGTGCGGCGGCAACATGCCCATGAACATAATGGGCGGGGGAGTACCCGAAACAAAGGAGTTCCGGCTCAAAATAAGCCCGATGTTCATGAAGATGGGGGACCTGAGGGACGGCACCCATTCGGTCGACGAGGACAGCCTCATAACCGGCATGGGCGCCCCCTACATGGCCGTGCCGACGGAGATGACCATGACCATGACGAACCTCGCCGTCGGCTATAGCTTCACCGACGACTTCTTCGTCGGCATCATGCCCATGTGGAAGAAGAACAGGATGAGGATGAAGGTGCAACCTATGATGGGGGCTCCGTATAAGTACACCATGGAGTCCGACGGCATGGCCGACACCATGCTCATGACCAAGTACCGGCTCTACGCCGACGACCCGCTCATCCCGACAAACCAGTTCTCTTTCTTCTTCGGCTTGAGCCTCCCCACGGGCTCGATAGACGAGGAGAACGACGAGCATCCGGACCCCGCAAAGAGGGACGCGCTCCTGCCCTACGGCATGCAGCTAGGCTCGGGCACGTTCGACCCGAGCTTCGGGCTTCTCTACCAGGGGTCGAGCTCTCCGTGGTGGTGGGGGGCGAACCTCACCTATACGGGCCGCTGGTACAAGAACAAACGCGAATACAGGCTCGGAGACGAGCTTAAGCTCGACCTCTACGGGATGTACCAGCTCCGCTACGACCTGGTGGGACAACTCCAGCTTAACGCGAAGTCATCAGGTAAGGTGAGGGGCGAGATGGACGACGCCCGGGACGGGCTCGCGGGCAGGATGATGAACGGCAACTATATGAGCCCCATGTGGGACCCGGACAACTACGGCGGTGAAAAGCTCTCCGCCACGGTGGGGCTTCAGTGGCAGCCCTTCCCGCTACATATCCTCGACGTGAACGTTGGCGTGCCGATATACGAAGACCTTAACGGCCCGCAGATGGAAGAGGACTACCGGGTGATGCTTACCTGGTATATAGAGATACCGACGAAGGCGAGCAGGAGGTACGTGCCCAAGCCCGCCAAGAGCAGGCTCGGGTTTTGA
- a CDS encoding cytochrome C — protein MKKSLILFILVVVAACAGAPTPLPDEGSEAAGLYAAKCGLCHSLAHPARHTAHQWERMVEVMEGVMADKGMAALTEEERVVILGYLKEHAR, from the coding sequence ATGAAGAAATCGCTTATACTATTTATACTGGTCGTCGTCGCGGCCTGCGCCGGAGCCCCGACCCCTTTGCCCGACGAGGGGTCGGAGGCGGCCGGGCTCTACGCCGCAAAGTGCGGGCTGTGCCATTCCCTGGCCCACCCCGCGAGGCACACCGCGCATCAGTGGGAGCGGATGGTGGAGGTAATGGAGGGTGTTATGGCGGATAAGGGCATGGCCGCGCTCACCGAAGAGGAGAGGGTGGTTATACTCGGGTACCTGAAGGAGCACGCGAGGTAG
- a CDS encoding TlpA disulfide reductase family protein, whose amino-acid sequence MVHIGFKIKVLALVAAAALMASAAGAAAGAAAPAATEDTGSEFGVITPKVRVEAPAFTLTDVEGEERSLEEFRGKLVLLNFWGTWCAPCRREMPALEKLWKEFGESGLVVVGVAGDRGRKGMQKVKEFRDTHSLTFPLLLDSEGDARKDYEIMALPTSYLIGRDGKFLGKILGEKEWDGEEAKELIIELLNRAP is encoded by the coding sequence ATGGTGCATATAGGTTTCAAGATAAAGGTTCTGGCTCTGGTTGCAGCGGCGGCCCTTATGGCCTCCGCGGCCGGGGCAGCGGCCGGGGCAGCGGCCCCGGCCGCTACGGAGGACACCGGCTCGGAGTTCGGGGTCATAACGCCCAAGGTAAGGGTCGAGGCGCCCGCCTTCACCCTGACCGACGTCGAAGGCGAGGAAAGGAGCCTCGAAGAGTTCAGGGGCAAGCTCGTCCTCCTTAACTTCTGGGGCACCTGGTGCGCCCCATGCAGGAGAGAGATGCCCGCCCTCGAAAAGCTCTGGAAGGAGTTCGGGGAGAGCGGACTCGTAGTCGTGGGCGTTGCCGGAGACCGGGGCCGGAAGGGCATGCAAAAGGTCAAGGAGTTCCGCGATACGCACTCCCTGACCTTCCCCCTCCTCCTCGACTCCGAAGGGGACGCGAGGAAGGACTACGAGATAATGGCGCTGCCGACGAGCTACCTTATCGGGAGGGACGGAAAGTTCCTCGGGAAGATACTGGGCGAAAAGGAGTGGGATGGGGAGGAGGCGAAGGAACTCATCATAGAGCTTTTAAACAGAGCGCC